In the genome of Nocardia sp. NBC_00416, one region contains:
- a CDS encoding Bax inhibitor-1/YccA family protein: MRATSNPVFKNLPRQEVGGYAGFGSGAAAAGQAGYQYGNQQYPQQYQQPYPQAPTRSLTIDDVVTKTGITLGVLALSALVTYLLTNANNALAPMFVIGGGIIGLVLVLVATFGNKADNPAIVLSYAVAEGVFVGALSFMFTDISFGGAGGASMIGQAILGTFGVFAGMLVVYKTGAIRVTPRFTRMLIGAMIGILVLVVGNLIASFFVDGGFGLRDGGPIAIIFSLVVIAIAAFSFLLDFDAADQLIRAQAPPKAAWGVALGLTVTLVWLYVEILRLLSYFQSD, translated from the coding sequence GTGCGCGCCACAAGCAATCCGGTATTCAAGAACCTGCCCCGGCAGGAAGTCGGCGGCTACGCCGGTTTCGGCTCGGGGGCTGCCGCCGCGGGACAAGCGGGTTACCAGTACGGGAACCAGCAGTACCCGCAGCAGTACCAGCAGCCCTATCCGCAGGCGCCGACCCGGTCGCTGACCATCGACGATGTGGTCACCAAGACCGGCATCACGCTGGGTGTCCTGGCGCTCTCCGCGCTGGTCACCTACCTGCTGACCAATGCCAACAACGCGCTGGCCCCGATGTTCGTGATCGGCGGCGGCATCATCGGTCTGGTCCTCGTGCTGGTCGCCACCTTCGGCAACAAGGCGGACAACCCCGCGATCGTGCTGTCCTACGCGGTCGCCGAAGGCGTTTTCGTAGGCGCCCTGTCGTTCATGTTCACCGATATCAGCTTCGGTGGCGCGGGCGGCGCGAGCATGATCGGGCAGGCCATCCTGGGTACCTTCGGCGTCTTCGCCGGCATGCTCGTCGTGTACAAGACCGGCGCCATCCGGGTCACCCCCCGGTTCACCCGCATGCTCATCGGCGCCATGATCGGCATCCTGGTCCTGGTGGTCGGCAACCTGATCGCGAGCTTCTTCGTCGACGGCGGCTTCGGCCTGCGCGACGGCGGCCCGATCGCGATCATCTTCAGCCTGGTGGTCATCGCCATCGCGGCCTTCAGCTTCCTGCTGGACTTCGACGCGGCCGATCAACTCATCCGCGCTCAGGCTCCGCCGAAGGCGGCCTGGGGTGTGGCGCTCGGCCTCACGGTCACCCTCGTCTGGCTCTATGTCGAGATCCTGCGACTGCTGAGCTACTTCCAGAGCGACTAG
- a CDS encoding MarR family winged helix-turn-helix transcriptional regulator codes for MSEPTAPSSAAVLLYRLTRATSVRLATEFAAAGMPDLHPRHALQFFPPLVGGGQRISELAPRIGVTRQATAQVVGTLERGGYLVRVADLTDRRARLVCLTDRGRAAFAVLRDSMIAVEQDWASALGPGRAAEFRDMLALLLNESGHGGPLPG; via the coding sequence ATGAGCGAGCCCACCGCCCCCTCGTCGGCGGCCGTCCTGCTGTACCGGTTGACCCGCGCCACCAGTGTCCGGCTGGCGACGGAATTCGCCGCGGCCGGTATGCCCGACCTGCATCCCCGGCACGCCCTGCAATTCTTCCCGCCGCTGGTGGGCGGCGGGCAGCGGATCTCGGAGCTGGCGCCACGGATCGGGGTAACGCGGCAGGCCACGGCGCAGGTAGTCGGCACGCTGGAGCGCGGCGGCTACCTGGTGCGCGTCGCCGACCTCACCGATCGGCGAGCCAGACTGGTCTGCCTGACCGACCGCGGCCGGGCCGCGTTCGCGGTGCTGCGGGACAGCATGATCGCAGTGGAACAGGATTGGGCGAGCGCCCTCGGGCCGGGACGCGCGGCCGAGTTCCGCGACATGCTGGCACTACTGCTGAACGAATCCGGACACGGGGGCCCGCTGCCCGGCTGA
- a CDS encoding 3-oxoacyl-[acyl-carrier-protein] synthase III C-terminal domain-containing protein translates to MLNDIGVLNRHSVLANYPDVLFRDAEPKLDIATADLAVAAARKCLAKGDVAPESIGLVLGVTSAPGRLLPSLVCDVIARMPEIPRTVANLSIEYMGCSAMAKVVETARWYLSCNPEKRVLVCFTEAITPLSPVLPGFYSHFSEVSADERQSTVDAMHGFLFADAAVAMVFAAEGVGPTFGPVASLTNERAEDAELGTVPDGGSDIPVVHGRRLYTLSSQVTPRGSFYAKETVRMLLDDESCRLNDPGDASMLLMHTGSVRILDSLCAQFGVSPDSAPVASSYRVLREYGNTLGCSVPLMVAESTHRHAGQGIVVAFGLSFSCGAFTMTIPEGGWTP, encoded by the coding sequence ATGTTGAACGATATCGGGGTGCTGAACCGGCACTCTGTGCTGGCCAACTATCCCGACGTTCTCTTTCGGGACGCGGAACCGAAGCTGGATATCGCCACGGCCGACTTGGCGGTCGCCGCGGCGCGAAAATGTCTTGCCAAGGGCGATGTGGCACCGGAATCCATCGGCTTGGTGCTCGGTGTGACCAGCGCACCGGGCCGACTTCTACCGAGCCTCGTCTGCGATGTCATCGCGCGTATGCCCGAAATTCCCCGGACAGTGGCCAACCTGAGCATCGAATACATGGGTTGCTCGGCAATGGCGAAAGTCGTAGAGACTGCCCGGTGGTATCTGAGCTGTAACCCCGAGAAACGAGTGCTCGTGTGTTTCACCGAGGCGATCACTCCGCTGTCTCCGGTACTTCCGGGCTTCTACTCTCATTTCTCCGAGGTGAGTGCGGACGAACGTCAGAGCACCGTCGACGCGATGCACGGTTTCCTCTTCGCGGATGCCGCTGTGGCGATGGTGTTCGCCGCCGAGGGCGTCGGTCCCACCTTCGGTCCGGTCGCCAGTTTGACGAACGAGCGTGCTGAGGACGCCGAACTCGGCACCGTTCCGGACGGCGGTTCCGATATCCCGGTGGTGCACGGTCGTCGTCTCTACACGCTCAGTTCACAAGTCACGCCGCGCGGATCGTTCTACGCCAAGGAAACCGTGCGCATGCTGCTGGATGACGAATCCTGTCGGTTGAACGATCCCGGCGATGCCTCGATGCTGCTCATGCACACCGGTAGCGTCCGCATCCTGGACTCGCTGTGCGCTCAGTTCGGCGTCTCGCCGGACAGTGCGCCTGTCGCCTCCTCGTATCGCGTGTTGCGCGAGTACGGCAACACCCTCGGCTGTTCGGTTCCGCTGATGGTGGCGGAGTCGACGCATCGTCACGCCGGGCAGGGCATTGTCGTCGCTTTCGGGCTCAGCTTCAGTTGCGGTGCGTTCACCATGACGATTCCGGAGGGTGGCTGGACGCCCTGA
- a CDS encoding acyl-CoA synthetase, whose translation MPDYGLGSWPRRRARIRPGTVALRQGDRSLTYAELADRVDRLARALAARGVRHGDRIAYLGHNDIAVFEIFFSACRLGAIFVPLSTRLAPAELSALLDDAAPFALFHSAEHTELVGRLTELDPSVDVVVSITEDSWFGPEPEPVDTAPDEPEIDTEVTLDDDAVILYTSGTTGRPKGAVLTHGNLTFNTMNQLAHVDVLGTDTALCVSPLFHATGLGLVALPTLFKGGTVAVLSKFDPETVLATVEELGITSFAAVPTMLQMLCDHRDFADADLRSLRYVIYGGSMVAERVAVDWQRRGVDILHGYGMTEASPGVSLATADGAADRPVSAGLPHFFTDIAIRNLSTAAAADGSGELLVRGLNVSGSYWRRPSDAETRPDGEWFRSGDVVRIAEDGWIYVIDRIKDMIISGGENIYPAEIEAHIDALPYVVESAVIGVPDERWGEVGTAYVVLTAPDAMTDQDLRDALRDKLAAFKIPRYVRFVDRLTRNATGKIVKQSLRDAASLDKSLPMR comes from the coding sequence GTGCCTGATTACGGCCTCGGCAGTTGGCCGCGCCGCCGGGCGCGGATCCGCCCCGGTACCGTCGCACTGCGACAGGGTGACCGGAGCCTGACCTATGCCGAATTGGCCGATCGGGTGGACCGGCTGGCCCGCGCGCTGGCCGCCCGCGGCGTCCGGCACGGAGATCGAATCGCCTACCTGGGGCACAACGACATCGCGGTGTTCGAAATATTCTTCTCCGCATGCCGGCTCGGTGCGATCTTCGTCCCGTTGAGCACCCGGCTCGCCCCGGCGGAACTCTCCGCGCTGCTCGACGACGCGGCGCCGTTCGCCCTGTTCCACAGCGCCGAGCACACGGAACTCGTCGGTCGGCTGACCGAGCTCGATCCGAGCGTCGACGTGGTCGTATCGATCACCGAGGACAGCTGGTTCGGCCCGGAGCCCGAGCCCGTCGACACCGCGCCCGACGAGCCGGAGATCGACACCGAGGTGACCCTCGACGACGACGCGGTGATCCTGTACACCAGCGGCACGACCGGCAGACCCAAAGGCGCTGTGCTCACTCACGGCAATCTGACTTTCAACACCATGAACCAGCTGGCCCACGTCGACGTACTCGGCACCGATACCGCACTGTGCGTATCGCCGCTGTTCCATGCGACCGGACTCGGCCTGGTCGCCCTGCCGACCCTGTTCAAGGGCGGCACCGTCGCAGTGCTGTCGAAATTCGACCCCGAGACGGTCCTGGCCACCGTCGAGGAATTGGGCATCACCTCGTTCGCTGCGGTCCCGACCATGCTGCAGATGCTCTGCGACCACCGCGACTTCGCGGACGCCGACCTGCGCTCGCTCCGTTACGTCATCTATGGCGGGTCCATGGTCGCCGAACGTGTCGCGGTCGACTGGCAACGGCGCGGCGTGGATATCCTGCACGGCTACGGCATGACCGAGGCATCCCCGGGCGTCAGCCTCGCCACTGCCGACGGCGCCGCCGATCGGCCGGTGTCGGCCGGCCTGCCGCACTTCTTCACCGATATCGCGATCAGAAACCTGTCCACGGCAGCGGCGGCGGACGGATCGGGAGAATTGCTGGTCCGGGGCCTGAATGTGTCCGGAAGCTACTGGAGACGGCCCAGCGATGCCGAAACTCGCCCGGACGGAGAGTGGTTCAGATCCGGCGATGTGGTCCGCATCGCCGAGGACGGCTGGATCTACGTCATAGACCGCATCAAGGACATGATCATCTCCGGCGGCGAGAACATCTATCCCGCGGAGATCGAGGCCCATATCGATGCCCTTCCCTACGTGGTGGAATCCGCGGTGATCGGGGTGCCCGACGAGCGCTGGGGCGAGGTCGGGACGGCGTATGTCGTACTCACCGCCCCCGATGCCATGACAGATCAGGATCTTCGTGACGCGCTGCGGGACAAGCTCGCGGCGTTCAAAATTCCCCGATATGTCCGGTTTGTGGATCGACTCACCAGAAACGCCACGGGAAAGATCGTCAAACAATCCCTTCGCGACGCGGCGTCACTCGACAAGAGCCTGCCGATGAGGTAG
- a CDS encoding HAL/PAL/TAL family ammonia-lyase, producing MNPPLTAAPSRTAGIQIPGRLTPALLERAAQPVEVELAPAVLAGVDNCREFVSQLLEDGAAIYGSTTGFGPLVEFAGREVAADQCDNILYHLTAGQGEDLPPRVVRAAALARLWSLAQGHSGVSVHVLTALAAMLRTDFAPAVPRIGSLGASGDLIPLAYVAGALRGEGFAYVSGRRLPAPEALAVAGLTPLALDGRDGLALVNGTSVTVAAAGLALASVRRSHSVAMSLTALLIDLLGSDPGFLSPHLLEAFGHPQAASAAGRIRTLLEGTEPTGTRSLQEPYSIRCTPHLLGAVGNSLQHADGVIDDDLNGVSDNPLFFPEHGTVVHGGNFFGQPVAFAADLLMISTVQMGNLAERQLDLLIDPHRNGGLPPMLATEPGKQHGVQGVQLAATATIAAMRRSALPASIQSIPTNGHNQDVIPFGTQAALNALDAATSVRWLHGSLAVALRQAVHVGGRRPTAPKCADLLDRLIEAIPPIDPDRPLDNDVRIAAALLDDLVEPLPVEI from the coding sequence GTGAATCCTCCACTAACGGCTGCGCCGTCCCGCACCGCCGGTATCCAGATACCGGGCCGGCTCACTCCGGCTCTGCTCGAACGGGCCGCACAGCCGGTCGAAGTCGAACTGGCTCCGGCGGTACTGGCAGGCGTCGACAACTGTCGCGAATTCGTCTCGCAGCTACTGGAAGACGGCGCCGCCATCTACGGCAGCACCACGGGTTTCGGTCCGCTGGTGGAGTTCGCGGGCCGCGAGGTAGCCGCCGACCAGTGTGACAACATCCTCTATCACCTGACCGCGGGGCAGGGTGAAGACCTGCCGCCCCGGGTAGTTCGCGCCGCGGCGCTGGCACGATTGTGGTCACTCGCGCAGGGACATTCCGGAGTGTCGGTTCATGTGCTGACGGCGCTGGCGGCCATGTTGCGCACCGATTTCGCTCCCGCTGTGCCCCGGATAGGGTCGCTGGGCGCAAGCGGCGATCTCATCCCACTGGCATACGTGGCAGGCGCACTGCGTGGTGAAGGATTCGCGTACGTGTCCGGCCGGAGACTGCCCGCGCCCGAGGCATTGGCGGTCGCCGGACTGACTCCCTTGGCATTGGACGGCCGCGATGGACTCGCCCTGGTCAACGGGACGTCGGTCACGGTGGCGGCAGCCGGCCTCGCACTGGCGTCGGTCCGGAGGTCACACTCCGTGGCGATGTCGTTGACGGCCTTGCTGATCGACCTTCTCGGCAGTGATCCGGGATTTCTGTCGCCTCATCTGCTCGAAGCGTTCGGGCACCCGCAGGCGGCTTCGGCGGCCGGTCGGATCCGAACGCTGCTGGAGGGAACCGAACCGACCGGCACCCGCTCGCTACAGGAGCCCTACAGCATTCGCTGCACGCCACATCTACTCGGCGCGGTGGGAAACTCGTTGCAGCACGCCGACGGTGTCATCGACGACGACCTCAACGGCGTCAGCGATAACCCGCTGTTCTTCCCGGAGCACGGAACCGTGGTGCACGGTGGGAACTTCTTCGGCCAGCCGGTGGCCTTCGCCGCCGACCTGCTGATGATCAGCACGGTGCAGATGGGAAATCTGGCCGAGCGGCAGCTCGATCTGTTGATCGATCCGCACCGAAATGGCGGCCTGCCGCCCATGCTCGCCACCGAACCGGGTAAGCAGCACGGTGTACAAGGCGTCCAGCTGGCGGCGACCGCGACTATCGCGGCGATGCGCAGATCCGCCCTGCCCGCGTCGATTCAGAGCATTCCGACGAACGGCCACAATCAGGACGTCATTCCATTCGGTACACAGGCGGCACTCAATGCACTCGACGCCGCCACATCGGTGCGCTGGCTGCACGGTTCGCTCGCGGTGGCTTTGCGCCAGGCCGTCCATGTCGGCGGTAGACGCCCGACCGCGCCCAAGTGCGCGGACCTCTTGGATCGATTGATCGAAGCCATACCGCCCATCGACCCGGACCGGCCCCTGGACAACGATGTGCGCATCGCCGCCGCACTGCTCGACGATCTGGTCGAACCGCTACCGGTCGAAATCTAG
- a CDS encoding FAD-binding protein has translation MKQILTQVTVIGAGIAGTWLAYRLARDGVSVVMLTAGHEDTPTVSLGAATVFNRRLMDSRSPEDLANILLDETATQHPELQSLLHRYLQREFAELTELVPFQTLATMLVPRHPIPFPRLGAGGEVIALLHEQILTLGGQIITGRVTDLLVEDGVCRGIAYVHAEGQGIVQSGAVVIASGGYSGLMPQAHTHNSGSMLGTFAAAGGELTNLEFSQRHALGDLTAGRVLYPPDLEGAQFYRGDERAVWLERAYATISEERRDIEIFQQYWRYNGHIPHTLKRGDISYSLGPIYGLSMGGVAHIGSASNIENVHVAGEAAHDIAADAIIGRPWAIYISSAGRLADTLKSLPAETTPEAFSVPERSSEVDAELRTSVRRRLLSFEDHRFSEAAVAEFTEWCRRSRKELSETHNSDAAILILAESYALSALLRRESRGYFYRADFPTADPTLSRHRTVARYDRFSDTVQVELVPNAIGSRPG, from the coding sequence ATGAAGCAGATTCTGACCCAGGTCACCGTGATCGGCGCCGGTATCGCAGGCACCTGGTTGGCGTACCGCCTGGCTCGAGACGGCGTTTCCGTCGTCATGCTCACCGCCGGGCACGAGGATACGCCGACAGTATCCCTGGGGGCCGCGACCGTTTTCAATCGGCGGTTGATGGACAGTCGTAGTCCGGAGGACCTGGCGAACATTCTCCTGGATGAAACGGCGACACAACATCCCGAACTCCAGTCGTTGCTGCACCGATATTTGCAACGGGAATTCGCCGAGCTCACGGAACTTGTACCCTTCCAGACACTGGCGACAATGCTGGTGCCGCGCCATCCGATTCCCTTCCCTCGATTAGGGGCCGGTGGTGAGGTGATCGCACTTCTGCATGAACAGATCCTTACCCTCGGTGGCCAGATCATTACTGGCCGTGTCACGGATCTACTCGTCGAGGACGGTGTCTGCCGGGGGATCGCCTATGTGCACGCCGAGGGACAGGGGATCGTCCAGTCCGGCGCAGTGGTGATCGCCAGCGGCGGATATTCCGGTCTCATGCCCCAGGCGCATACGCACAACTCGGGAAGCATGCTGGGGACCTTCGCCGCCGCGGGCGGTGAGCTGACAAACCTGGAATTCTCGCAGCGCCATGCCCTGGGCGATCTGACCGCAGGCCGTGTGCTCTACCCGCCTGACCTGGAAGGGGCACAATTCTATCGGGGCGATGAGCGAGCTGTGTGGCTGGAACGAGCGTATGCCACCATCAGCGAAGAGCGCCGTGACATCGAGATTTTCCAGCAGTATTGGCGATACAACGGGCATATCCCCCATACGCTGAAGCGCGGTGACATCAGCTATTCCCTCGGCCCGATCTACGGGCTCTCCATGGGCGGAGTCGCACATATCGGCAGTGCCAGCAATATAGAAAATGTTCATGTCGCCGGCGAAGCAGCCCATGATATCGCGGCCGATGCCATAATCGGCCGCCCTTGGGCGATTTATATCTCGTCCGCGGGCAGGCTGGCCGATACCCTGAAATCGCTCCCGGCGGAGACCACGCCGGAGGCCTTCTCCGTCCCCGAAAGAAGTTCCGAGGTCGACGCGGAATTACGCACCTCCGTGCGGCGGCGTCTCCTCTCCTTTGAGGATCATCGATTCTCCGAGGCCGCTGTGGCAGAATTTACGGAATGGTGCCGCCGGAGCCGGAAAGAGCTATCGGAAACGCACAACAGTGACGCCGCGATTTTGATTCTTGCGGAATCCTATGCCCTGAGCGCACTGCTGCGACGGGAAAGCAGAGGTTACTTCTATCGCGCGGATTTCCCGACAGCCGATCCCACGCTCTCCCGGCACCGAACGGTTGCCCGCTACGACCGGTTCAGCGATACCGTGCAGGTAGAGCTCGTTCCCAACGCGATCGGCTCGCGGCCCGGCTGA
- a CDS encoding serine/threonine-protein kinase produces MIDRPRPIVGPDYLVAGRYRLQSKLGGGGMGAVWLATDRLLDRDVAIKQVLSTAGMDEAQARRVRDQIVHEGRVAAKLSHEHAIAVYDVVLEAGEPWLVMEHLPSRSVARALGLVNALPVIEVAQIGAQVADALAAAHHVGIVHRDIKPGNILVADRGPGVGMAKLSDFGISRNVSEASDEPDGMITGTPAYLPPEVARGAQPTAASDVFSLGATLYTAIEGQPPFGMDDNSDAIVERAAMAQIIPPARSGMLTRALLHMMEPAPQRRPSMAQARDEILAAAFGPGAAGNILGSPVRTDDGTIPAWAARNSAAGLRSPRSGPLPRRAQPQPSRPAAVEVPVGRGSARGNPARGNSGQPSPALAVTIGLLIGLLIIVVILVLVM; encoded by the coding sequence ATGATCGATCGCCCTCGTCCCATCGTCGGCCCGGACTATCTGGTGGCCGGCCGATACCGTCTGCAGTCGAAACTGGGCGGTGGCGGTATGGGCGCGGTATGGCTGGCCACCGACCGGCTGCTGGACCGCGACGTCGCCATCAAACAGGTGCTCTCCACGGCCGGTATGGACGAGGCCCAGGCCCGGCGGGTCCGGGATCAGATCGTGCACGAGGGCCGGGTCGCGGCCAAGCTGTCCCACGAACACGCCATCGCCGTCTACGACGTGGTGCTCGAGGCCGGTGAGCCCTGGCTGGTGATGGAGCATCTGCCCTCGCGCAGTGTCGCCCGGGCGCTCGGGCTGGTGAACGCCCTCCCGGTGATCGAGGTGGCCCAGATCGGCGCCCAGGTCGCCGACGCGCTGGCCGCCGCGCACCATGTCGGGATCGTGCACCGCGATATCAAACCGGGCAATATCCTCGTCGCCGATCGCGGTCCCGGGGTCGGGATGGCGAAACTGAGCGATTTCGGCATCTCCCGCAATGTCTCCGAGGCATCCGACGAACCGGACGGGATGATCACCGGTACACCCGCCTACCTGCCGCCGGAGGTCGCGCGCGGCGCCCAGCCCACCGCGGCCAGTGATGTGTTCTCACTCGGCGCCACGCTCTACACCGCCATCGAAGGTCAGCCGCCGTTCGGGATGGACGACAACAGCGACGCCATCGTGGAGCGGGCCGCCATGGCGCAGATCATTCCGCCCGCGCGCAGCGGAATGCTCACCCGGGCACTACTGCACATGATGGAGCCCGCCCCGCAGCGCCGACCGAGTATGGCGCAGGCGCGGGACGAAATCCTGGCCGCCGCTTTCGGTCCCGGCGCCGCCGGCAATATCCTCGGCTCGCCGGTGCGTACCGACGACGGCACCATACCCGCCTGGGCGGCCCGCAATTCCGCCGCCGGACTGCGCAGTCCCCGTTCCGGGCCGCTGCCGCGCCGCGCCCAGCCGCAGCCGTCCCGGCCCGCCGCGGTCGAGGTACCGGTCGGTCGCGGCTCGGCTCGTGGGAATCCGGCCCGCGGAAATTCGGGTCAGCCCAGCCCGGCGCTGGCCGTCACCATCGGCCTGCTGATCGGGTTGCTCATCATCGTCGTGATCCTCGTCCTGGTCATGTAG
- a CDS encoding DNA polymerase Y family protein: protein MPSPDRRAPRSGPRVLAVWCPDWPAVAAAAGAGLPAEQPVAVLHANRVVACSAAAREAGVRRGMRKREAQGRCPELFLAQQDPDRDARLFEPVAAAVDTLASGVEVLRPGLLALSARGVIRYFGSAEAATRRLLAALATAGVEARIGIADELPTAIIAARHGTIVAPGQDAPFLAPLPIGELAAEPGPAEPERAALLDLLHRLGLRRIGDFADLTPAQVTSRFGADAVLAHRRARALPERPPAPGRPAPDLEVRLPCDPPIDRVDAAAFAGRLLATRLTAALSAAALACTRLEIRAETETGEHLSRVWRCAEPLTADGVADRVRWQLDGWLTRPHADRPTGPIIVLHLVPVEVVTAAALQLGLWGDTGSGDERALRALVRVQGLLGGDAVRVGVLSGGRGPAERVTMVAFGDEPAPDTDPAPPWPGRIPEPAPAVIMLNRPPVTLESADGAPVRITARGRFSGPPARLRWGRSSWRLTAWAGPWLLDELWWSPGAAPTARAQVELPGPHSLLLLAQDDQWCVEGLYE, encoded by the coding sequence TTGCCGTCTCCTGATCGACGCGCACCACGCAGCGGCCCCCGGGTGCTGGCGGTCTGGTGTCCGGACTGGCCGGCGGTCGCGGCGGCGGCCGGCGCCGGCCTACCGGCCGAACAACCGGTGGCGGTACTGCACGCGAACCGGGTCGTCGCCTGTTCGGCCGCCGCCCGGGAGGCCGGAGTGCGACGCGGTATGCGCAAGCGCGAGGCGCAGGGACGCTGCCCGGAACTGTTCCTCGCGCAACAGGACCCGGACCGCGACGCACGACTGTTCGAACCGGTCGCCGCGGCCGTCGACACCCTCGCCTCCGGGGTGGAAGTACTGCGGCCCGGCCTGCTGGCACTGTCCGCGCGCGGGGTGATCCGCTACTTCGGTTCCGCCGAAGCCGCCACCCGGCGGCTGCTCGCCGCGCTGGCGACGGCCGGAGTGGAAGCCCGCATCGGTATCGCCGACGAACTGCCGACCGCGATCATCGCCGCCCGGCACGGGACCATCGTGGCGCCGGGACAGGACGCGCCGTTCCTGGCGCCGCTGCCGATCGGCGAACTGGCGGCCGAACCGGGGCCGGCCGAACCGGAACGCGCCGCGCTCCTGGACCTGCTGCACCGGCTGGGTCTGCGCCGGATCGGCGATTTCGCCGACCTGACCCCGGCACAGGTCACCTCCCGGTTCGGCGCCGACGCGGTACTCGCGCACCGCCGGGCGCGCGCGTTACCCGAACGACCGCCGGCACCCGGCCGGCCCGCCCCGGATCTGGAGGTCCGGCTGCCCTGCGACCCGCCGATCGACCGGGTCGACGCCGCCGCCTTCGCCGGTCGGCTGCTGGCCACCCGGCTGACCGCGGCGCTGTCGGCGGCCGCCCTGGCCTGCACTCGGCTGGAGATCCGCGCCGAGACCGAGACGGGCGAACACCTGTCCCGGGTCTGGCGCTGCGCCGAACCGCTGACCGCCGACGGCGTCGCCGACCGGGTGCGCTGGCAACTGGACGGCTGGCTGACCCGGCCGCACGCCGACCGTCCCACCGGCCCGATCATCGTGCTGCACCTGGTGCCGGTGGAAGTGGTGACGGCGGCGGCGCTGCAGCTCGGCCTGTGGGGGGATACCGGGTCCGGTGACGAGCGGGCGCTGCGCGCACTGGTCCGGGTACAGGGCCTGCTCGGCGGGGACGCGGTGCGGGTGGGCGTACTCAGCGGCGGCCGCGGGCCCGCCGAACGGGTCACCATGGTCGCGTTCGGCGACGAACCGGCGCCGGACACCGATCCGGCGCCGCCCTGGCCGGGCCGGATCCCCGAACCCGCGCCCGCCGTGATCATGCTCAACCGGCCGCCCGTCACCCTGGAGTCCGCCGACGGCGCACCCGTCCGGATCACCGCGCGCGGCCGGTTCAGCGGGCCCCCGGCCCGTTTGCGCTGGGGACGATCCAGCTGGCGGCTCACCGCCTGGGCCGGACCCTGGTTGCTGGACGAACTCTGGTGGTCGCCCGGCGCCGCCCCCACCGCTCGCGCGCAAGTGGAACTACCGGGGCCGCACAGCCTGCTGCTGCTCGCCCAGGACGACCAATGGTGCGTGGAGGGGCTCTACGAATGA
- a CDS encoding AMIN-like domain-containing (lipo)protein, translated as MRTGRILVVAAMLGCLAGCADSGSTPPISSPELVPAVPSSQVDIPGLPLPPVPLPGEPVPAPDDTVPKQAGASPGAALTVTDIRLSRHPGFDRVEYILGGEGTPGWSVWYTGRAIQDGSGRELEVAGQSVLEVRITGSAYPFDSMVEPYAGPDPATDPAVPGIAGVYRNTVFEGVTQSFVGVAADEPGFTVAAAAMPNRLVIDIATG; from the coding sequence ATGCGTACCGGGCGGATTCTGGTAGTGGCGGCGATGTTGGGTTGCCTCGCGGGATGCGCGGACTCGGGGTCCACACCACCGATTAGCTCCCCGGAGCTGGTTCCTGCGGTACCGAGTTCGCAGGTCGATATCCCGGGTCTGCCGCTGCCGCCGGTTCCGCTGCCGGGGGAGCCGGTCCCCGCGCCCGACGATACGGTGCCGAAACAGGCCGGGGCCTCGCCCGGGGCCGCGCTCACCGTGACCGATATCCGGCTGAGCCGGCATCCGGGGTTCGATCGGGTGGAGTACATCCTCGGCGGGGAAGGCACCCCGGGCTGGAGCGTGTGGTACACCGGGCGGGCGATCCAGGACGGCAGCGGCCGGGAACTGGAGGTCGCGGGGCAGTCGGTGCTCGAGGTGCGGATCACCGGTTCGGCCTATCCGTTCGACAGCATGGTGGAGCCCTACGCGGGTCCGGATCCGGCCACCGACCCGGCGGTTCCGGGGATCGCCGGGGTGTATCGGAACACCGTTTTCGAGGGTGTCACGCAGTCCTTCGTCGGGGTTGCGGCCGACGAACCCGGATTCACGGTAGCGGCGGCGGCGATGCCGAATCGCCTGGTCATCGATATCGCGACCGGGTAG